The following proteins come from a genomic window of Chelonia mydas isolate rCheMyd1 chromosome 15, rCheMyd1.pri.v2, whole genome shotgun sequence:
- the PES1 gene encoding pescadillo homolog isoform X2: protein MGGLEKKKYERGSATNYITRNKARKKLQLSLADFRRLCILKGIYPHEPKHKKKVNKGSTAARTFYLLKDIKFLLHEPIVNKFREYKVFVRKLRKAYGKSEWNTVERLKDNKPSYKLDHIIKERYPTFIDALRDLDDALSMCFLFATFPRTGKCHVQTIQLCRRLTVEFLNYVVASRSLRKVFLSIKGIYYQAEVLGQPITWIAPYAFAHDHPTDVDYRVMATFTEFYTTLLGFVNFRLYQSLNLHYPPKIEGQAVAEQKPEEGEAYAMVSESYMEKLSALSASLARVVAPNPEDEVQVDEFPVDGESAEQEAARKKEQEAVEKQKKLFEGLRFFLNREVPREPIAFIIRCFGGEVSWDKSMCISATYDVRNPTITHQIVDRPSLGKQVIGRYYLQPQWVFDSVNAKMCLPVADYFPGVLLPPHLSPFVSEKDGDYIPPEKLKLLALQKGKNPEESREEEEEDSDEDDDDNEGSEGEEYSEKEDEGKLKKLEEQRSQGKKLPVKVSAGIVRLEDKQQAAQEEQSEEKRLAIMMMKKREKYLYQKIMFGKKRKVREATRLAEKRKAHDAAMKSEKKKTKKVRRE from the exons ATGGGCGGCCTGGAGAAGAAGAAG tACGAGAGGGGATCAGCCACAAACTACATCACTAGAAACAAGGCCCGGAAGAAACTGCAGCTGAGCCTCGCAGACTTCAG GCGTCTGTGTATCCTGAAGGGGATCTACCCCCATGAGCCCAAACACAAGAAAAAGGTGAACAAAGGCTCCACTGCTGCCCGGACCTTTTACCTCCTCAAAGACATCAAGTTCCTCCTTCATGAGCCCATCGTCAACAAGTTTCGGGAGTATAAG GTATTTGTCCGGAAGCTCCGGAAAGCGTACGGGAAGAGCGAGTGGAACACCGTGGAGCGGCTGAAAGATAACAAGCCCAGCTACAAGCTTGACCACATCATCAAGGAGAG GTACCCAACCTTCATCGATGCCCTGCGAGACCTGGATGACGCACTGTCCATGTGCTTCCTCTTTGCCACCTTCCCGCGCACTGGCAAGTGCCACGTGCAGACCATCCAGCTGTGCCGCCGCCTCACCGTGGAGTTCCTCAACTACGTCGTCGCCTCCCGCTCCTTGCGCAAG GTGTTCCTGTCCATCAAAGGGATCTATTACCAGGCCGAGGTGCTGGGGCAGCCCATCACCTGGATTGCTCCATATGCCTTTGCCCACGAT CACCCGACGGACGTGGACTACAGGGTCATGGCGACCTTCACGGAGTTCTACACCACGCTGCTGGGCTTTGTGAACTTCCGCCTCTACCAGTCCCTCAACCTGCATTACCCCCCCAAG ATTGAAGGccaggctgtggcagagcagaagCCGGAGGAGGGGGAGGCCTACGCCATGGTCTCAGAGAGCTACATGGAG AAGCTGTCGGCTCTGAGTGCCAGCCTAGCCCGAGTGGTAGCACCAAACCCAGAGGATGAAGTGCAGGTGGATGAGTTCCCCGTGGATGGG GAGAGTGCGGAGCAGGAGGCGGCGAGGAAGAAGGAGCAGGAGGCAGTAGAAAAGCAGAAGAAGCTGTTTGAGGGGCTGCGGTTCTTCCTGAACAGAGAGGTGCCTCGGGAGCCCATAGCTTTCATCATCCG GTGTTTTGGAGGCGAAGTGTCTTGGGACAAGTCCATGTGCATCAGTGCCACCTATGATGTGAGGAATCCAACCATCACCCACCAGATTGTCGACCGGCCCAGCCTGGGAAAGCAGGTGATAGGCAG gTATTACCTCCAGCCACAGTGGGTGTTCGACTCGGTCAATGCCAAGATGTGCCTCCCAGTGGCTGATTATTTCCCCGGCGTGCTGCTGCCCCCGCACCTCTCGCCCTTCGTTTCGGAGAAGGATGGGGACTACATCCCACCTGAGAAGCTGAAGCTGCTGGCCCTGCAGAAGGGCAAGAACCCAG AAgagagcagagaggaggaggaggaggacagtgatgaagatgatgatgataatgaaggCTCAGAAGGAGAAGAATACTCTGAAAAGGAAGATGAAGGGAAACTGAAGAAGCTGGAAGAGCAGCGATCCCAGGGAAAG AAGCTGCCAGTGAAGGTGTCAGCAGGCATTGTGCGGCTGGAGGACAAGCAGCAAGCAGCCCAAGAGGAGCAGAGCGAGGAGAAGCGTCTCGCCATCATGATGATGAAGAAGAGGGAGAAGTACCTCTACCAGAAAATCATGTTTGGGAAGAAGCGCAAAGTTCGAGAG GCAACCAGACTTGCTGAGAAGAGGAAAGCTCATGATGCTGCCATGAaatcagagaagaagaaaaccaagaagGTGCGACGGGAGTGA
- the PES1 gene encoding pescadillo homolog isoform X1, with translation MGGLEKKKYERGSATNYITRNKARKKLQLSLADFRRLCILKGIYPHEPKHKKKVNKGSTAARTFYLLKDIKFLLHEPIVNKFREYKVFVRKLRKAYGKSEWNTVERLKDNKPSYKLDHIIKERYPTFIDALRDLDDALSMCFLFATFPRTGKCHVQTIQLCRRLTVEFLNYVVASRSLRKVFLSIKGIYYQAEVLGQPITWIAPYAFAHDHPTDVDYRVMATFTEFYTTLLGFVNFRLYQSLNLHYPPKIEGQAVAEQKPEEGEAYAMVSESYMEKLSALSASLARVVAPNPEDEVQVDEFPVDGESAEQEAARKKEQEAVEKQKKLFEGLRFFLNREVPREPIAFIIRCFGGEVSWDKSMCISATYDVRNPTITHQIVDRPSLGKQVIGRYYLQPQWVFDSVNAKMCLPVADYFPGVLLPPHLSPFVSEKDGDYIPPEKLKLLALQKGKNPAEESREEEEEDSDEDDDDNEGSEGEEYSEKEDEGKLKKLEEQRSQGKKLPVKVSAGIVRLEDKQQAAQEEQSEEKRLAIMMMKKREKYLYQKIMFGKKRKVREATRLAEKRKAHDAAMKSEKKKTKKVRRE, from the exons ATGGGCGGCCTGGAGAAGAAGAAG tACGAGAGGGGATCAGCCACAAACTACATCACTAGAAACAAGGCCCGGAAGAAACTGCAGCTGAGCCTCGCAGACTTCAG GCGTCTGTGTATCCTGAAGGGGATCTACCCCCATGAGCCCAAACACAAGAAAAAGGTGAACAAAGGCTCCACTGCTGCCCGGACCTTTTACCTCCTCAAAGACATCAAGTTCCTCCTTCATGAGCCCATCGTCAACAAGTTTCGGGAGTATAAG GTATTTGTCCGGAAGCTCCGGAAAGCGTACGGGAAGAGCGAGTGGAACACCGTGGAGCGGCTGAAAGATAACAAGCCCAGCTACAAGCTTGACCACATCATCAAGGAGAG GTACCCAACCTTCATCGATGCCCTGCGAGACCTGGATGACGCACTGTCCATGTGCTTCCTCTTTGCCACCTTCCCGCGCACTGGCAAGTGCCACGTGCAGACCATCCAGCTGTGCCGCCGCCTCACCGTGGAGTTCCTCAACTACGTCGTCGCCTCCCGCTCCTTGCGCAAG GTGTTCCTGTCCATCAAAGGGATCTATTACCAGGCCGAGGTGCTGGGGCAGCCCATCACCTGGATTGCTCCATATGCCTTTGCCCACGAT CACCCGACGGACGTGGACTACAGGGTCATGGCGACCTTCACGGAGTTCTACACCACGCTGCTGGGCTTTGTGAACTTCCGCCTCTACCAGTCCCTCAACCTGCATTACCCCCCCAAG ATTGAAGGccaggctgtggcagagcagaagCCGGAGGAGGGGGAGGCCTACGCCATGGTCTCAGAGAGCTACATGGAG AAGCTGTCGGCTCTGAGTGCCAGCCTAGCCCGAGTGGTAGCACCAAACCCAGAGGATGAAGTGCAGGTGGATGAGTTCCCCGTGGATGGG GAGAGTGCGGAGCAGGAGGCGGCGAGGAAGAAGGAGCAGGAGGCAGTAGAAAAGCAGAAGAAGCTGTTTGAGGGGCTGCGGTTCTTCCTGAACAGAGAGGTGCCTCGGGAGCCCATAGCTTTCATCATCCG GTGTTTTGGAGGCGAAGTGTCTTGGGACAAGTCCATGTGCATCAGTGCCACCTATGATGTGAGGAATCCAACCATCACCCACCAGATTGTCGACCGGCCCAGCCTGGGAAAGCAGGTGATAGGCAG gTATTACCTCCAGCCACAGTGGGTGTTCGACTCGGTCAATGCCAAGATGTGCCTCCCAGTGGCTGATTATTTCCCCGGCGTGCTGCTGCCCCCGCACCTCTCGCCCTTCGTTTCGGAGAAGGATGGGGACTACATCCCACCTGAGAAGCTGAAGCTGCTGGCCCTGCAGAAGGGCAAGAACCCAG CAGAAgagagcagagaggaggaggaggaggacagtgatgaagatgatgatgataatgaaggCTCAGAAGGAGAAGAATACTCTGAAAAGGAAGATGAAGGGAAACTGAAGAAGCTGGAAGAGCAGCGATCCCAGGGAAAG AAGCTGCCAGTGAAGGTGTCAGCAGGCATTGTGCGGCTGGAGGACAAGCAGCAAGCAGCCCAAGAGGAGCAGAGCGAGGAGAAGCGTCTCGCCATCATGATGATGAAGAAGAGGGAGAAGTACCTCTACCAGAAAATCATGTTTGGGAAGAAGCGCAAAGTTCGAGAG GCAACCAGACTTGCTGAGAAGAGGAAAGCTCATGATGCTGCCATGAaatcagagaagaagaaaaccaagaagGTGCGACGGGAGTGA